In Minwuia thermotolerans, one genomic interval encodes:
- a CDS encoding cyclase family protein, producing MASTTSEGAAAPTEQEVLGYFERLSNWGRWGKDDQKGTLNLITPDRRRAAAALVRDGDIVSCSRTLSPKRDVENPDPLLHFMRQSGESAPARGMGFASDWIGLEFHGFSTTHLDSLSHLFWDGRMYNGRPASGITTSRGGADGSIEWARDGIISRGVLLDMPWSQDRDWLEPGEAILPADLDACAAQAGVEVGEGDILLIRTGRDARRARHGPVAPAQGGAAGLHAACLPWLHEHGIAVLSSDVAQDVMPSGFDGIPMPIHAVGIVAMGLWLLDNAWLEDLAEHCRRRERWAFHMTVAPLPLKNTTGSPVNPIALF from the coding sequence ATGGCATCCACAACGAGCGAGGGCGCGGCCGCGCCGACCGAGCAGGAAGTGCTCGGCTATTTCGAGCGTCTCAGCAACTGGGGCCGATGGGGCAAGGACGACCAGAAGGGCACCCTGAACCTGATTACCCCCGATCGCCGCAGGGCTGCGGCGGCGCTGGTGCGCGACGGCGACATCGTCTCCTGCTCGCGCACGCTGTCGCCCAAGCGCGACGTCGAGAACCCCGACCCGCTGCTCCACTTCATGCGCCAGAGCGGCGAGAGCGCCCCGGCGCGCGGCATGGGCTTCGCCTCCGACTGGATCGGCCTGGAGTTCCACGGCTTCTCGACAACCCACCTCGATAGCCTCTCGCACCTGTTCTGGGACGGCAGGATGTACAACGGCCGGCCCGCGAGCGGCATCACCACCTCGCGCGGCGGCGCTGACGGCAGCATCGAGTGGGCGCGCGACGGCATCATCTCGCGCGGCGTGCTCCTTGACATGCCGTGGTCGCAGGACCGTGACTGGCTGGAGCCGGGCGAGGCGATCCTGCCCGCCGACTTGGACGCCTGTGCGGCGCAGGCGGGTGTCGAGGTCGGCGAGGGGGACATCCTGCTGATCCGCACCGGCCGCGACGCGCGCCGGGCGCGGCACGGTCCCGTGGCGCCGGCGCAGGGCGGCGCGGCCGGCCTGCATGCCGCCTGTTTGCCCTGGCTGCACGAGCACGGGATCGCCGTCCTGAGCTCCGACGTAGCCCAAGACGTGATGCCGTCAGGCTTCGACGGCATCCCGATGCCGATCCACGCAGTCGGCATCGTCGCCATGGGGCTCTGGCTGCTCGACAACGCCTGGCTCGAGGATCTCGCCGAGCACTGCCGGCGGCGTGAGCGCTGGGCGTTCCACATGACGGTGGCGCCGCTACCGCTGAAGAACACCACGGGCTCGCCGGTCAACCCGATCGCGCTCTTCTAG
- a CDS encoding GntR family transcriptional regulator, with protein MSQAAPGTMNRAEISPPLTVTEWVTDRLREDISRGVLRPGQALWQESLAETYRTSRGPIRTALRELAAEGLVALRSHRSAVVTELSGEDIQELYAMIISLEMVAVRRGVALLTRDDLEHMAALLETLTRTKHDPLEWYETHCAFHNTMVEASGWQRLVKTVHMCRKNVFRYVRISDFFRAGVDFWNDIDDRLMAACRERDVERAVAVVEEMGRWTSNAVTAYVDDGQPPACE; from the coding sequence ATGTCGCAAGCCGCGCCCGGCACGATGAACCGCGCCGAGATCTCGCCGCCGCTCACGGTCACCGAATGGGTCACCGATCGGCTGCGGGAGGACATCTCTCGCGGCGTCCTCAGGCCCGGTCAGGCGCTGTGGCAAGAGAGCTTGGCCGAGACCTATCGCACCAGCCGGGGGCCGATTCGGACAGCGCTGCGCGAGCTGGCCGCGGAAGGGCTGGTGGCGCTGCGATCTCACCGCAGCGCGGTGGTCACCGAGCTCTCCGGCGAGGACATCCAGGAGCTCTATGCGATGATCATCAGCCTGGAGATGGTCGCTGTGCGACGTGGCGTCGCCCTTCTGACGCGCGATGACCTTGAGCACATGGCGGCCCTGCTCGAGACCCTGACGCGGACTAAACATGATCCGCTCGAGTGGTACGAGACGCACTGCGCGTTCCACAACACGATGGTCGAGGCGTCCGGCTGGCAGCGCTTGGTCAAGACCGTCCACATGTGCCGCAAGAACGTGTTCCGCTACGTCCGGATCTCGGACTTCTTCCGCGCCGGCGTGGACTTTTGGAACGACATCGACGACCGCCTCATGGCCGCCTGCCGTGAGCGCGACGTCGAGCGCGCGGTGGCCGTTGTCGAGGAGATGGGCCGGTGGACGTCGAACGCCGTCACCGCCTACGTCGACGACGGGCAGCCGCCAGCGTGCGAGTGA
- a CDS encoding class I adenylate-forming enzyme family protein, with amino-acid sequence MWDMVGQRSLVRAIEHNREAFGEKSFIEYGDLRVTWAGFGRAVCQVANGLARRGVEPGQNVMIYLPNCPEHVIAKFGIQRLGAVEVTCSTLNKADEIAYQIAHGGCAAVIHDAPSREMVEDLAAASPNRPRCIAVDCGRMDMGAAAFNRMLSDESDRLTTPFPDTGDLAMIMYTSGTTGRPKGVMYTHGNLYAGALNGANGLQYSRNERVLHFFPLYHNNGSVVILGPIILRGATMVMLDRFSASRFGEMLAEHAITFTALNSTHVKMILEHPVTAGDRNHRMYRAQFALPLDLERRQTFSDRFGGVTLVELYGQTESLGAATICPVDALWKAGSAGPPVPGVRLAIADDERNHLGAGQPGEILLQSYSPHGLTPGYYDDPDATATLYAGGWLNTGDVGSVDEEGYLWFLERKKDMIKRSGFNVAAAEVERVIMEITGVQEVAVVGIPDEFREERIVAFIVPQGDAAPAEAAVIEHCRRFLADYKVPAHVASVDELPENFLGKVEKRTLRDLAVGRFGE; translated from the coding sequence ATGTGGGACATGGTCGGCCAGCGCAGCCTAGTTCGCGCGATCGAGCACAACCGCGAAGCCTTTGGCGAAAAGTCATTCATCGAGTACGGCGACCTGCGCGTCACATGGGCGGGCTTCGGGCGTGCGGTCTGCCAGGTCGCCAATGGGCTGGCGCGACGGGGTGTGGAGCCAGGCCAGAACGTCATGATCTACCTGCCCAACTGCCCAGAGCACGTCATTGCCAAGTTCGGTATCCAACGCCTGGGCGCGGTCGAGGTCACCTGCAGCACCCTTAACAAGGCCGATGAGATCGCCTACCAGATCGCCCACGGGGGGTGCGCCGCCGTGATTCATGACGCGCCCTCACGCGAGATGGTCGAGGATCTCGCCGCCGCCAGTCCCAACCGGCCTCGGTGTATCGCCGTCGACTGCGGCCGGATGGACATGGGCGCGGCGGCCTTCAACCGCATGCTGAGCGACGAGTCCGACCGGCTGACCACGCCGTTCCCGGACACCGGCGACCTGGCGATGATCATGTACACCTCCGGGACCACGGGCCGCCCCAAGGGGGTGATGTACACGCACGGCAACCTGTATGCTGGCGCGCTGAACGGGGCCAACGGCCTACAATACAGCCGCAACGAGCGAGTGCTGCATTTCTTCCCTCTCTATCACAACAACGGCAGCGTCGTGATTCTGGGACCCATTATCCTCCGCGGCGCCACTATGGTCATGCTCGACCGCTTCTCGGCCAGCCGCTTCGGCGAAATGCTGGCCGAGCACGCGATCACCTTCACGGCGCTCAACTCCACGCACGTGAAGATGATCCTTGAGCACCCCGTGACGGCGGGCGATCGCAACCACCGGATGTACCGTGCCCAGTTTGCCCTGCCGCTCGACCTGGAGCGCCGGCAGACCTTCTCCGACCGCTTCGGTGGGGTGACGCTCGTCGAGTTGTACGGACAGACCGAGTCCCTCGGGGCGGCGACGATTTGCCCGGTGGATGCGCTGTGGAAGGCGGGCAGCGCGGGCCCGCCGGTGCCCGGCGTCCGCTTGGCGATCGCCGACGACGAGCGCAACCATCTCGGCGCCGGCCAGCCCGGCGAAATCCTGCTGCAGTCGTACTCGCCGCACGGCCTGACCCCGGGCTACTATGACGATCCGGATGCGACAGCGACGCTCTATGCGGGCGGATGGCTGAACACCGGGGACGTCGGCTCGGTCGACGAGGAAGGCTATCTGTGGTTCCTTGAGCGCAAGAAGGACATGATCAAGCGCTCGGGCTTCAACGTCGCCGCCGCCGAGGTCGAGCGGGTCATCATGGAAATCACTGGCGTCCAGGAAGTGGCTGTCGTCGGCATCCCCGACGAGTTCCGCGAGGAGAGGATCGTCGCCTTCATCGTTCCACAGGGCGACGCGGCGCCCGCCGAGGCGGCCGTCATCGAGCATTGCCGCCGCTTTCTCGCCGACTATAAGGTCCCCGCGCACGTCGCGAGCGTGGACGAGCTGCCGGAGAACTTCCTCGGCAAGGTCGAGAAGCGCACCCTCAGGGACTTGGCGGTTGGAAGGTTCGGCGAATGA
- a CDS encoding ABC transporter ATP-binding protein, translating into MPSSELALEIQGLHARYGVIPAIRGVDLQVGRGELVTVVGPNGAGKTTLLRVLSGLHPPAEGKTSFFGRDTASLSSWQLAKLGIAHVPQGRRCFAGLTVEENLVVGGTRLSKREAARQMDGVFNTFPALHEKRRQWAEELSGGQQQMLAIGRALMSAPEVLLLDEPSLGLSPVLVQEMANTLRRLAREVDAAVLLAEQNTRLALKVSARAYVLRGGQVVLEGKSEKIADDVQKAYLGETGALAD; encoded by the coding sequence ATGCCGTCGAGTGAACTTGCCCTGGAGATCCAGGGCCTGCACGCGCGCTACGGGGTGATCCCGGCGATCAGGGGCGTTGACCTCCAGGTCGGGCGAGGCGAGCTGGTGACGGTCGTTGGCCCCAATGGTGCCGGCAAGACGACGCTGCTGCGCGTGCTTTCCGGCCTCCACCCGCCGGCGGAGGGCAAGACAAGCTTCTTTGGGCGCGACACGGCATCCCTGTCTTCCTGGCAACTTGCGAAGCTCGGCATAGCGCACGTCCCCCAGGGCCGCCGCTGCTTCGCCGGTCTGACGGTCGAAGAGAACCTGGTCGTGGGCGGTACTCGCTTGTCTAAGCGGGAGGCGGCGCGCCAGATGGACGGCGTCTTCAACACCTTCCCGGCGCTGCACGAGAAGCGCCGCCAATGGGCCGAGGAGCTGAGCGGCGGTCAGCAGCAGATGCTGGCGATCGGCCGCGCCCTGATGTCGGCGCCAGAGGTGTTGCTTCTGGACGAACCCTCTCTCGGCCTGTCGCCGGTCCTGGTCCAGGAGATGGCCAACACCTTGCGCCGGTTGGCGCGCGAGGTCGACGCTGCGGTGCTGCTCGCCGAACAAAACACGCGCCTGGCGCTGAAGGTGTCGGCGCGCGCCTATGTGCTGCGCGGCGGCCAGGTCGTGCTGGAAGGCAAGAGCGAGAAGATCGCCGACGACGTTCAGAAGGCTTATCTGGGCGAGACGGGCGCGCTCGCTGACTGA
- a CDS encoding ABC transporter ATP-binding protein: MTAMLEASGLTKHFAGVAAVADLDVEIRRDEILAVIGPNGSGKTTLFNLLSGFLRPSAGRIAFEGRRVDGVAPHRLVRGGMARTFQQAMSFAGLTVRENVEVSIHAVGRRGFHEVDRILEECGLAEVPDYEAGTLPYGLQRNLGIAVALATVPKLLLLDEPAAGLGDEAARSLAALIRNIRDQGVTVAVVDHDMPFLMPLADRVLVMEAGRKLFEGTSDEVMSHDRVIEVYLGHAVE, translated from the coding sequence ATGACCGCAATGCTGGAAGCCAGCGGCCTCACCAAGCATTTCGCCGGTGTCGCCGCGGTCGCCGACCTGGACGTGGAAATTCGCCGCGACGAGATCCTCGCCGTCATCGGGCCGAACGGATCGGGTAAGACGACACTATTCAACCTGCTGTCCGGCTTCTTGCGGCCGAGCGCGGGGCGGATCGCGTTCGAGGGACGGCGCGTCGACGGCGTCGCTCCCCACCGCCTTGTGCGCGGAGGGATGGCACGGACCTTCCAGCAGGCGATGTCGTTCGCCGGATTGACCGTACGCGAGAACGTCGAGGTCTCGATCCACGCTGTCGGCCGCCGCGGCTTCCACGAGGTCGATCGCATCCTTGAGGAATGCGGCCTTGCTGAGGTGCCGGATTACGAGGCCGGCACCCTGCCGTACGGCCTGCAGCGCAATCTCGGCATCGCCGTCGCCTTGGCGACGGTGCCGAAGCTGCTCCTGCTCGACGAGCCAGCTGCGGGCCTCGGCGACGAGGCCGCGCGCAGTCTGGCGGCGCTGATCCGAAACATTCGCGACCAGGGAGTCACCGTCGCTGTCGTCGACCACGACATGCCGTTCCTGATGCCGCTCGCCGACCGGGTGCTGGTGATGGAAGCCGGCCGCAAGCTGTTCGAGGGTACGTCTGACGAGGTGATGTCCCATGACCGAGTCATCGAGGTGTATCTTGGCCATGCCGTCGAGTGA
- a CDS encoding branched-chain amino acid ABC transporter permease gives MTPAATTDTTVTKRGPLRRLSLVTPAFYGMVLLFALLFPEIAGAGRAVHIAVLVCIYGILVYGLAFLYSAAGQLSVAHGALWGIGAYTAALVTLEWGWSFWASMPAAMVVAAIVAGLLGYPSLRVKGHYFLIASFAFAEIVRLVAVNWRGLTNGDTGLVITSSPEPLGPITLGSREEWYYFTLALLVVAIVVVAVLRRLPFGRRLAALRENEELARAAGVNTTRDKVAAFMFSGLFAGVAGTCWAYYGHYVNPHQFGINTAIELILMLLIGSVHFPLGPLVGVLVVICMPEVLGFSPTQNEIALGAIFIAIILLAPKGVLVAGQNLAKRWYERLNGMRRAP, from the coding sequence ATGACGCCCGCGGCGACAACCGACACCACCGTGACGAAGCGCGGGCCTCTCCGGCGCTTGTCCCTGGTCACGCCAGCCTTCTACGGCATGGTTTTGCTGTTCGCGCTGCTGTTCCCGGAGATCGCCGGCGCCGGCCGCGCCGTGCACATCGCCGTGCTCGTCTGCATCTACGGCATCCTCGTCTACGGCCTCGCCTTCCTGTACTCGGCCGCGGGCCAGCTCTCGGTCGCCCACGGCGCCCTTTGGGGCATCGGCGCCTACACGGCGGCACTGGTGACGCTGGAATGGGGCTGGTCCTTCTGGGCCAGCATGCCCGCGGCGATGGTCGTTGCCGCAATCGTCGCCGGCCTGCTGGGCTACCCCTCGCTCAGGGTCAAGGGCCACTACTTTCTGATCGCGAGCTTCGCCTTCGCCGAGATCGTCCGCCTGGTAGCGGTCAACTGGCGCGGGCTGACGAATGGCGACACCGGCCTGGTGATCACCAGCTCGCCCGAGCCCTTGGGCCCGATCACCCTCGGAAGCCGGGAAGAGTGGTATTATTTCACCCTGGCGCTTCTGGTCGTCGCCATCGTCGTTGTCGCCGTGCTCAGGCGGCTGCCGTTCGGGCGCCGGTTGGCAGCGCTGCGCGAGAATGAGGAATTGGCGCGGGCCGCTGGCGTCAACACCACACGTGACAAGGTCGCCGCGTTTATGTTCAGCGGCCTGTTCGCTGGCGTCGCCGGAACCTGCTGGGCTTACTATGGCCATTACGTTAACCCGCACCAGTTCGGTATCAACACCGCCATCGAGCTGATCCTGATGTTGCTCATCGGCAGCGTCCATTTCCCGCTCGGGCCACTGGTCGGGGTCCTCGTCGTCATCTGCATGCCCGAGGTGCTCGGCTTCTCGCCGACGCAGAACGAGATCGCGCTTGGCGCCATCTTCATTGCCATCATCCTACTGGCGCCGAAGGGCGTCCTGGTCGCCGGCCAGAACCTCGCCAAGCGCTGGTATGAGCGACTGAACGGAATGCGGAGGGCGCCATGA
- a CDS encoding branched-chain amino acid ABC transporter permease, giving the protein MDLWTFLQQLFNGLSMASIYMLVAVGITLVFGLTQMVNFAHGEVMMVGAYVALFAAPQGGAMFLIGLLAAVVAVGVIAFGIERGLYQFTLQSPINGFLVSLGLILIIQNLLLELWGVSPQHLEPVVGSVLQVGELRLSGQRIFVIGVTATIFAILYFLLTRTRFGIGLRAAAVDRETAGLMSINVPRMITMTFVLGGMLAATAGVLVAGLFPITPFLGSQFVIKGFAVALVGGLGNVTGAVLAALVLGVTEAMIAGFGFSAWTDVVAFGLMIFILLVRPQGFLRGTDAPY; this is encoded by the coding sequence ATGGACCTTTGGACCTTTCTGCAGCAGCTGTTCAACGGCCTAAGCATGGCCAGCATTTACATGCTGGTGGCCGTCGGCATCACGCTAGTGTTTGGCCTGACGCAAATGGTCAACTTTGCCCACGGCGAAGTCATGATGGTCGGCGCCTACGTGGCCTTGTTCGCGGCGCCCCAGGGCGGGGCGATGTTCCTGATCGGGCTTCTCGCCGCGGTGGTCGCCGTCGGCGTCATTGCCTTCGGCATCGAGCGGGGCCTCTACCAGTTCACGCTCCAGTCGCCGATCAACGGCTTCCTCGTCTCACTCGGGTTGATCCTGATCATCCAGAACCTCCTGCTTGAGCTGTGGGGCGTCTCCCCGCAGCACCTCGAGCCGGTCGTCGGATCGGTCCTGCAGGTGGGCGAGCTGCGACTATCGGGGCAGCGTATCTTCGTAATCGGGGTGACGGCGACGATCTTCGCGATCTTGTACTTCCTGCTGACGCGTACCCGCTTCGGCATCGGCCTGCGGGCAGCCGCCGTCGACCGTGAAACCGCCGGCTTGATGTCGATCAACGTGCCGCGCATGATCACCATGACCTTCGTGCTCGGCGGCATGCTCGCGGCGACCGCCGGCGTCCTCGTCGCCGGACTCTTCCCGATCACGCCGTTCCTCGGCTCGCAATTTGTCATCAAGGGCTTCGCCGTGGCCCTCGTCGGCGGCCTCGGCAATGTCACCGGCGCGGTGTTGGCGGCACTGGTGCTTGGCGTTACCGAAGCGATGATCGCCGGATTCGGCTTCTCCGCCTGGACAGACGTGGTCGCCTTCGGACTGATGATCTTCATCCTGTTGGTGCGGCCACAGGGCTTTCTGCGCGGAACGGACGCGCCCTACTGA